ATGAACTGAGCCCACTGGAAGAGTGACAGAAGTCATGAGGTTTGAGGGAGGGGACAGCTTTTTAGGATGTTGACCAATGACCATCCTCAAGATAGATCTTCTGTAGGCAGTGGTTACTATGCACAACCGAATGCGGGAGGGTTGTGAATGAGTGAGATAAAGAGCGGCGAAATAGAAGACATAGGGTGATAGCTGGTACAGGCTACGTCACTCCTTCTCTCCAACGCCACAAGGATAAAAGCTACACGGTTTACTATCAGTGTCCCAAAAGTACAGGTTCACTTAGCCTAACCTCTCATTATTTAATGAAAGGAAACATCCATCTTTCCCAGCTAACTGCTTCCAAGTGTGAACGTCTGTGGTATCTACTGCTGTAGGGCCCCAGGCATAGGAAGATACGGTTGAATACTCATTGAAACAAAGTAATTGAACGAACATTACATTGAAATGAAATGTATTTTCGACACTCCTTTAACCTACGCCCCTGGCCCCCGTCTCATGTGTTGTTATAGTAGAGGTGTCGTCACACGGGGGCATGGTGTGCTTTGATAAGACCTTCGAGGCGGCCGAGGCCCTTCTTCACATGGACTCCCCCAGCAGTTTCCATGGAGACCGCAACAACACAGGTAACAACTCAACCCCTCCTCCATTGGCCTTGCCGGGGGCCAGGCATTATAAGTGTGTGGCGGGCCATGATATCGGGCTGAAAAATATGATGGTAAAATGTGTCAACATTCGTTCTACCACAAAGTTACCATTTGGCAGTCTGAGTTGAATCTTCACACTGCTCTGTGGCTGTAATGATgaactattgtctgtctgtctcagtggagGACGTGATGATGGAGACGGTGGTGGAGGTGTCTACAGAGTGTGAGCCCATAGAAGAGGACAGCTTCCCTATACCCCCCGACTATGAGCCTCCGTCTGCCAAGAAGAAGAAAGGTCTGTCTCAAACACAACCACATGCGTTCTTGccatctgtctctgtgttggtcACTGTGTGCAACCCAGTATTAAAAGTTAAGTTGTATATTATATAAAATGTACAAAGTTATGTTTGGTTGGTTTCCTTGCAGGGGGACGGAAGCCGAAGACACAACAGCCTCAGCTTGACACCAACGGCAACATTGACCTGGGGATCAGGCAGAGACCCAGAGAGGGAAAAGGTACCACACACAGCGAGGGCTAGGGTTTGTCAAGCCCATGAAGGGATTCTCCTCTACGTAAAGCAACTCAAGATGGGGCCATATCCCTTCAGTAGATAGCCGGTGTGTGGGCCATCCTCTGTATGAATGACGTtggtcttctctctccctccgtcctccaGGGAGCACCACCTACCTATGGGAGTTCCTGTTGGATCTCCTCCAGGATAAGAACACCTGTCCCAGGTACATCAAGTGGATGCAGCGGGACAAGGGCATCTTCAAGCTGGTCGACTCCAAGGCCGTGTCTAAGCTGTGGGGCAAACACAAGAACAAACCTGACATGAACTATGAAACCATGGGCAGGGCACTCAGGTAACTATGGGATACCATTCTACTATATTGGCTAGCCAATTCCTCACCATAGTTAGTGTGTAAGGCTTACTGTTGACCCAACATATCTTTTTTCTATTTTTATGCTAAGGAATGAGTAATGCAATTtttgatttgtattttttaaatgcatGCATTTAACCCTTTAAGTTCCCCTCTTAAAATGCATGCAACGGTATGCCACTTAGGTTAGGTAAACTGAGAGTACGGTTGTTCCTGTCCAGGTATTACTACCAGAGGGGGATCCTAGCCAAGGTGGCGGGCCAGAGGCTAGCCTACCAGTTTAAAGACATGCCCAAGAACATCAGGGTGATTGACgatgacagggaggaggaggagggagagggggaacccTCTGAGCACCACCAGACACTGATTATTGACCCTGCCACCTCCACCCAGACACAGCAGAGCTACGTCACCGTCATACCCACCTCGTCCGGCAACAGGTGAGGCATGATTGGAGAAGTCATGAAATAATGAATACATTATTGTAGCAATTTTTCCCCCCAAGAGAATCTGTGGTATTTATTTGAAAAGGTGTTAGGGGCTGCAGACATAAGAGAGAACTTGTATGTGTGATTCTGTCAGTGTCCATTTTCATCCAAATGCACTGTGAAGTAGTTACAACTTTGTTTCTATCTTATGTACAGGACCATGCGTTTGGCCATGCCCATGGTCATGACGACGACACTGGGTCAGATGACCCTCAACTCCTCTACCGTCTTCACCACCCAGGCTCCCATCACCCTGGGCAACGCCCACGCTGGCGGGCCCAAGCTGGTGATCCAGACCCTGCCTGCCATGATGCCCGCCGGGGCCAAGAGTGGAGAGAagatcaccatcatcaccatcccaGCGGCCCAGCTAGCTCAGCTAACGCAGGGCAACCTTTCAGCCCAGCTCTCAGGCCAGCTAGCTCAGCTCATACAGGCTAAACCAGTCACCCAGCTGGTGCAGGCTAAACCAGTCACCCAGCTGGTGCAGGCTAAACCAGTCACCCAGCTGGTGCAGGCTAAACCAGTCACCCAGCTGGTGCAGGCTAAACCAGTCACCCAGCTGGTGCAGGCTAAACCAGTCACCCAGCTGGTGCAGGCTAAACCAGCCCCTCCACTCATACTGGCAAAGCCTGTGACTGTGACCCAGCAGCCACCTGCTGCCTCCCCTGTAGGTAAACTacagctccctccctccaccaccatcacaatCCCTGTAGCTACCCCCTCTACACACCCTGAAAAAGAAGCCATCTCACCCCACACAGCCCTTCCAGAGTCCACCCCTACAATGAGCACGGAGCTTCCCCAGTCTAGCCCGGGAGACCCCTCTGACTCGGGAGTCGGCACAGAACCCAGTGGACCCTGAATCTTGAACTCGAGGCCAAGGGGCCCGACAGCTACTGACTCCATATTGACCCTGTGTTTTGAAGTGGAGTCTTCCCTTCCCATCCTCCAATCACTGGGCAGTGGAGCTGTAGGACCATACAGAGGAGGAGAGCTCTGAACCTCAGCTATGGAGCTCCTAGTTACCAGAGAGCTAGTCTTCAAACTGGAGCTGCagtgccatccctccctccacatcagAAAACCAGGAAAAGAGATGAGGATAAAGGGACTTTGTATACATAATACATAGCTACAGTCTCCTACGTATtgatttggacagtgaagctaaaatgtTTAATTTGGCGctctactccagcattttggatgtGATTAATTATTTCATGTGAGGTGACCGTATAGAATGTCACCTTTTTTATTTGACGGTATTTTCATGCATATCTTTTTCACCGTTTAGATATAATCACTTTGTGTCTAGTCCCCCAACTTGAAGGTGTTATACATATTTGGTCAAATTCAGtagtatgtgtattaaagtagtcaaaagtttagtatttggtcccatattcctagcacgcagtGACATCAAGCTTGTGATTCTGCATTTGCACTTTGCTTTGGCTGTGTTTCAGAATGTTATGTCCAATAGAAATTAATAGTAAATAATGCATTGTCATTTTTAATTTAAATATTACAGAACATTTCTGAACACATACCTTAATCTGGATGCTACCAAGATTACGGATAATCGTGAAtaagtgagagagtgtgagttagaggcataaatatcatacccccccaaaaagtgatggtgagaggttagccttTCTTGGGGGTCTGATCTTTGTGCCTCTAGCTGATCATTATTCACAGTTCATGCAAGATTCAGTAattatggtagcatccacatttaatgtagaagtgttcacaACCATATTCAATTTGACTTTTTTCTGTGCCAAACAGAAATGGTAAATAGTCTGAAACACagccaaaacaaactgcaaatgcatccaacaagtttgtagagttacaagctgatgtagtcattgcatgccaggaatatggaaccaaatactaaacttatGTATATTAAATACTTATGATACCTTTCAAATGGACTGTTTTCATTTAACGGTAAAACAGCTATTTAGGAAAAGACCCTCAAAACAGGTGACATTCTGAACGGTCCcctcatatgaaacatttaattttaaatgctggagtataaagttttagcttcactgtccagaTAAATATGTAGGGGAGTGTGTACATGCTTTAGAAGCTCTTTGATCTCTCTTTGGATCTCTAGGGCAAGCCTTAGATTGTACATTGAACATGCTTCTTTTAATCAAAAACATAATAAAGGAAGCCTGAAAGATTTGTGTAAACTTTTTGATACTCTTCACAGGTTGCGTACGATGTATTCTAAGTTCAATGCAAGTGTAGTTCTTTTGTCTCGTAGTTGAAATCTTTGGGTTTTCCTCTGACTGGTTGGTTCCCATCTTCTGGCTATGGAAAGTAGTCTAGTCCTCCACATCACTGTCCCTCCCACActcaatgttttttttgtgttattatatatattttttactgttCAGAAAAGGGAGCGAAAGGATGTTTGTGTTAAGAAAAGACAGATCCAGATGGTATATTCCCACATTTTGAAGCATATGCTATTTTCATGTACTCTCAAAGTGTATTGATGTAGATTTTACTGAAGTATGTATTATATAAAAACATGAATTGAAACATCTTGTCTTGGTCAATACTTGTTGGCACTGAATCTCTTTCAGACGGAGTTGAAAAACAAAGGATTAGGCAAACCAAAACCGTGTGTGGTAGATCACCTGGGTGTGAATGAATGGTGACGTTTCACCAAGTAAAATCATCAGAAAATGATAGCTGGTGTTCTGTGTTCAAGTACCCAAttgccatacttgagtaaaagtataaataccTTTTTTAATAGAAAtttactcaagtgaaagtcagccagtaaaatactacttgtctAAAATTATTTGGTTTTATGTATCAAAAGTAATTAAAGTTGCTCATAtatatttaaaattccttattaagcaaagcagacagcaccatttgttttgtttttaaagtgtatggatagccaggggcacactccagcgCTAAGAcatttacaaaagatgcatttatgtttagtgagtccgccaggccagagtcagtagggatgaccacctGTTCTTTTGATAAGTGCTTGAATTTGACTgtcttgctaagcattcaaaatgtaacttttggttgtcatggaaaatgtatggagtaaaaagtacattttctttaggaagtaaaagttgccaaaaatataaaaagtaaagtacagataccccaaaaaactacgtaagtagtactttcaattatttttactttacaccactgtagaATGGTAACCCACAGCTGATGTTTGTATTGGTCTTCAAACTCAGCTGGATACCTTTTACTGTCAATGGCCTTGtattctatatacagtgcatttaaaCTATTCAGAtgccttccctttttccacatgttattacatccttattctaaaattaaagaAAACATTTGTCAATCTATGCCCCataagcaaaaactgtttttttagaaatgtttacaaaaatAATGTATACTGacaagatatccctatttggtaaaagaacaagtccatattatggaacagctcaaataaacagagaaatgacagtccgccattactttaagacatgtagGTCAGACAATCTGAAAAATGTTTGCAGTCACATAAATCATCAAGGGCTATGATgaagctggctctcatgaggaccaccactggaaaggaagacccagagttacctctgctgtagggaataagttcattggagttaactgcacctcagattgcagcccagaGTTCAGGTAAagacatctcaacattaactgtttagaggagactgcgtgaatcaggccttcgcggttgaattgctgcaaagaaaccactaaaggacacaaaataaggagagacttgcttgggccaagaaacacaagcaatggacattagaccggtggaaatctgtacttaggtctgatgagtccaaatgagatttttggttccaaccgtcatGTCTTTCTGAgacagtaggtgaacagatgatctccacatgtgtggttcccaccgtgaagcatgaaggagatgtgatggtgtgggggtgctttgctggtgacactgtcagtgatttatttagaattcaatgcacacttaacctgcatggctaccacagcattctgcagcgatacaccatcccatctggtttgcccttagtgggactatcatttgtttttcaacaggacaataacccaacacacctccaggctgtgtaagggctatttaccaagaaggagagtgatggagtgctgcatcagatgacctggcctcaaccaaattgagatggtttgggatgagttggactgcagagtgaaggaaaagcagccaagtgctcagcatatgttggaactccttcaagactgttgtaaaagcattccaggtgaagctggttgagagaatgccaagtgtgtgcaaagctgtcatcaaggcaaagggtggctactttgaagaatctcacatataaaatatgttttgatttgtttaacacttttttgttactacttgatttcatatgtgttatttcatagttttgatgtcttcactattattctgtccaaaaccaagccatgaggtcgaaggaattgtccggagagctctgagacaggattgtgtcaaggcacagatctaggtAAGGTTAccaaaaatatctgcagcattgaaggtctccaataaaacagtggccaccatcattctttaatggaagaagtttggaaccaccaagattcttcccaGAATTGgcagcctggccaaactgagcaatcgtgggagaagggcatttctcagggaggtgaccaggaatctgatggtcagtctgacagagatccagagttcttctgtggagatgggagaaacttccagaaggacaaccatctctgcagcactccaccaatcaggcctttatggtagagtggccagacggaagccactcctcagtaaaaggcacatgacagcccccttggagtttgtcaaaaggcaactaaaggactctgacaatgagattctctggtctgatgaaaccaagattgaacgctttggcccgaatgccaagcatcacatctgaaggaaacctggcaccatccctacggtgaagcctgGTGGCATGCTGtatggatgtttttcagcggcagggactgggagacaagtcaggattgaaggaaagatgaacagagcaaagtagagagagatccttgatgaaaacctgcttcagagcgctcaggacctcagactgggtcgaaggttcaccttccaacaggacaccaaccctgagcacacagcaaagacaacgtaggagtcgcttcgggacaagtctcaatgtccttgagtggcccagccagagcccggacttgaacccgatcgaacatcgctggagagacctgaaaatagcttggACGCTCCCCGTCCAACttgagagcttgagaggatctgcaaagaagaatgggagaaactcaacaaatatagttgtgccaagcttgtagcgtcacactcaagaagactctaggctgtaatcactgccaaaggtacttcaacaaagtactaggtaaagggtctgaatgcttaagtaaatgtgatatttcagattttattttccaaaatgtctaaaaacctcttttcactttgtcattatggtttattgtgtgtagattgaagagaaaaaataaacaattgaatacattttagaataaggctgtaatgtaacaacatgtggaaaaagtcaagtggtgtgaatactttccgaatgcactgtacatgtccTATCCTGGCCTCAAGAACATCTGAAACTACTTGACACATGAATGGTATGGTAATGCACACAATATTGGTAATAACCCATCCAGTCACATCACATTTACTGTCAAAGTGCCTATTTACGAGgatcattttttatttgaccaggtaaatTGACTAAGAAAATATTctaatttacagcaacgacctggggaatagttacagggagaggagggggggatgaatgagccaattggtgCAGACATTCTGTGCAGTCGTATACCCATCATTGCAGATGGAGGAGAAATGCTAAGGACTTGGATCACTGCAGACTGTGCTATTTGGTATTAATTAACCTGCTGGGCTCCGTCATCTGTTATTTCCCAGTGGTATGTCCTCTCACAGTATGGCCTGATGGGATTGGAAGGGATCAGGTGAGATCAGGGTTAGAAGCCCCATGTAACTTCCTGTCCACCCATTCTCTCACACTCATCCTATTCTGACTCACCATTGTGTCCAGAGTCATGCTCAAGGGCAGCAGACTTAAGGGCTAACCAGCTGAGGGGTCATTTCCACACACGCGCACTTACCTATGGTCAGCCTCCGATGCAACTAAATGTTTTCTTTATTATCCATCTCTGTGTTGTCCACTGCCCCTGTGTGTCTGTAATAAACATTAAGTTGTATATTATATGAAGTGTACTAACTTATATTTGGTTGGTTTCCTTACAGGGGGAAGGAAGCCGAAGACACAACCTCAGCCTGACACCAACGGAAACATTGACCTGGGGAGACTTGGAGAGGGAAAGGTACCACACAAACCCGATTACTTATGCAGGGTGTGGGGGTCTTTCTCCAGTCCCTGTTGTGCTGGTTGGAGGGCTGTGATGGTCTCAAGTACCTCTCAAAGTGCCCAGTTTCACACAGTGACAAATATCCCTGTGAACAGTGTACAAAACTAAGAACACCTGCTATTTCCATGACttacactgaccaggtgaaagctatgatcacttACTGACGCCACTTgttgaatccacttcaatcagtgtagataaaggggagacaggctaaataatgatttttaagcattgagacaatttagacatggattgtgtatgtgtgcccatTAGAggctgaatgggcaagacaaaatatttaagtacctTTTAACAGGGTTTGGTAGTatgtgccaggtgcactggtttgtgtcaagaactgcaatgctgctgggtttttcacgctcaacagtttcccgtgtgtatcaagaattgtccaccacccaaaggatattcAGCCAAtttgatacaactgtgggaagcattggagtcaacacgggccagcatcccgttggaacgcttttgacaccttgcagagtccatgccccgatgaattgaggttgttttgagggcaaaaggggggtacaactcaatattaggaaggtgttcctaatgttttgtacacacacatatagatatacagtggggcaaaaaagtatttagtcagcccccaattgtgcaagttctcccacttaaaaagactagagaggcctgtaattttcatcataggtacacttcaactatgacagacaaaatgagaaaaaaatccagaaaatcacattgtaggatttttaaataattaatttgcaaattatggtggaaaataagtatttggtcaataataaaagtttatctcaatactttgttatataccctttgttggcaatgacagaggtcaaacgttttctgtaagtcttcacaaggtcctccatgcagatctcctctagagcagtgatgttttggggctgttgctgggcaacacggactttcaaccccctccaaagattttctatggggttgagatctggagactggctaggtcactccaggaccttgaaatgcttcttacgaagccactccttcgttgcctgagcggtgtgtttgggatcagtgtcatgctgaaagacccagccacgtttcatcttcaatgcccttgctgatggaaggaggttttcactcaaaatctcacgatacatggccccattcattgtttcctttacacggatcagtcgtcctggtccctttgcagaaaaacagccccaaagcatgatgtttccacccccatgcttcacagtaggtatggtgttctttggatgcaactcagcattctttgtcctccaaacacaacaagttgagtttttaccaaaaagttatattttggtttcatctgaccatatgacattctcccaatcttcttctggatcatccaaatgctctctagcaaacttcagacggggctggacatgtactggcttaagcagggggacacgtctggcactgcaggatttgagtccctgacggcgttgttactttggtcccagctctctgcaggtcattcactaggtccccccatgtggttctgggatttttgctcaccgttcttgtgatcattttgaccccacggggtgagatcttgcgtggagccccagatcgagggagattatcagtggtcttgtatgtcttccatttcctaataattgctcccatagttgatttcttcaaaccaagctgcttacctattgcagattcagtcttcccagcctggtgcaggtctacaattttgtttctggtgtcctttgacagctctttggtcttggccatagtagagtttggagtgtgactgtttgaggttgtggacaggtgtcttttatactgataacaagttcaaacaggtgccattaatacaggtaatgagtggaggacagaggagcctcttaaagaagaggtctgtgagagccagaaatattgcttgtttgtaggtgaccaaatatttattttccaccataatttgcaaataaattcattaaaaatcctacaatatgattttctggattttttcccctcattttttctgtcgtagttgaagtgtacctatgatgaaaattacaggcctctctcatctttttaagtgggagaacttgcacaattgggggctgactaaatattttttttccccactgtatatatagtcagaattcctctgtccagtgtgtgttcttttgtccatcttaatcttttatttttattggccagtctgagatatggctttttctttgcaactctgcctaggccagcatctcggagtcacctcttcactgttgacattgagactggtgttttgcgggtactatttaatgaagctgccagttgaggacttgtgaggcgtccgtttctcaaactagacactaatgtacttgtcttcttgctcagttgtgcaccggggcctcccaagGGTTTTCTAGtgatcaattagacttttaaattataaacttggattagctaacacaacgtgccattggaacatggAACAATCtgacgtttccagctacaacagtcatttacaacattaacaatgtctacactgtatttctgatcaagttgTTATTTTAAATGACaaagaaaatgtgcttttctttcaaaaacatttctaagtgacctcaaacttttgaacggtagtgtatgtatatatatatatatatatatatacttatttttttttttaggaaTTCAGTCAGGTCTCAACCTACAGTTGAGTTAGTAGTacaatacacaaggtgcaatttcgaaatgtgCATTTTCTTAcgtcagtcactcaattagcatgtcaattcaatattaggaaggtgttcctaatgtttggtacactcagtgtatgctgTCAAGCTGTTAGATTTTTCTGAATGTTTGTAGTTTGTGCTTAAGTATTTAGTAAGTACACTGGGCAAATTTGACATCAAGGACATTGTCACAAACAATATTAACAGGACTGGGAATTTCCAGCGACCTCACGATACCATCACGATCCTTGGGtaccgatacgatatgtattgataTTCTCGCGATTCTATActgcgatttgatgttccaaacatattgctcatgatatctctgctgcagagagacatgACAAAACGAGTTTTAAATCAGTCATGAAGTacgtgctgaaaacatgttggctcacaaAAAAATAAGCAAAGCAAAAACAATGGTCACATACATTTTACTGTTTCAAAGGGTCAGCCATAGCAGAGCTACTGGATATAATGACCAGATGCTTGTGTCGCCGCCCTAACAACGGGATTCGTTGTCCACAGAGCAGAATGGTGGGCTGTCAAACGCCTGCCTAGTCCtctctttggattggtggatacatcttATTTGAATATTTGATGAGGGTTGTTTGACGTCAACTACCTGTAATCAATGGAGAGCGAGAAGTTACGCTACCCTCCTGAATATGCATAGACTCTCAAATTAAAACATTTTCATCTTAGATATAAAGTGTTGCCGGGATGTCATGTGCATCACATTTATCAGGACAGTCGTAACAACCTAAGGATTGCAACATTTCTATTAGATCAAATAAgaaattcatttttatttttgacTAAATTCACATTGCCTCCGCATACAATAACTTAACCATCAATGATCTGCCTAATGTGGACAGATCTTGGGCGGAATAAACCCTCTCGcggcacccctggagcaaattagacTTAAGTGTCAAAGTGCCATGCTCAAGAGCAcatcagatttttcaccttgttggctcgGGTATTTGAATCAGCGATcttttggttactagcccaacgctctaagatggagaacaagctataggatgaaaaataccGGAGTTTTGGCCCAGGGAAAGCAGACCAGCGCTAACAAAAAAAAGTCAAAGTATTGCATTTAATATCGTCCAAAAATAATTTGATATATGTAACTGTATCGACCCCCCCCCCAATCACTAAATATGAACATACAGAACTAACCAAAGTATTAAAACACTAAAATAAAGAAGTAAACATGACATGAACAAAAACAACATGTCAGAATGTAAGTATTTTATTTTGACATGCTCATTGGCATTCTTGTTGCCACAGCACTGAAAGTAATAGCAGTTACAGTATTTATAGGATCCTATTCTCCAATTACTTTAAACCAGTTATACACCTCATATGAAGAAAAACGATCATGAGGGATAACATCTCACTTGACAGAAAACAAGTACTGGTTTAAAGAATAAATAACTACTCTCTGGTGTAAAGTCTGCAGAATCAAATTTCAGCACCAGTTCAAGTAAAATAAGCATTCACTTCTCCAGTATCACATTCCCACATGTTGTTTGATCCA
This DNA window, taken from Oncorhynchus gorbuscha isolate QuinsamMale2020 ecotype Even-year linkage group LG13, OgorEven_v1.0, whole genome shotgun sequence, encodes the following:
- the elf2a gene encoding ETS-related transcription factor Elf-2a isoform X3, with the translated sequence MTSVVVADGGGNMVEYVTVMEETEQSQENLCEEGEVVQEIVETVIGEDGEEYPAVVVEEVPSAQLEQCYAAQVLVYDDGTYLMQDVGDEQEVVTEVVETVEVSSHGGMVCFDKTFEAAEALLHMDSPSSFHGDRNNTVEDVMMETVVEVSTECEPIEEDSFPIPPDYEPPSAKKKKGGRKPKTQQPQLDTNGNIDLGIRQRPREGKGSTTYLWEFLLDLLQDKNTCPRYIKWMQRDKGIFKLVDSKAVSKLWGKHKNKPDMNYETMGRALRYYYQRGILAKVAGQRLAYQFKDMPKNIRVIDDDREEEEGEGEPSEHHQTLIIDPATSTQTQQSYVTVIPTSSGNRTMRLAMPMVMTTTLGQMTLNSSTVFTTQAPITLGNAHAGGPKLVIQTLPAMMPAGAKSGEKITIITIPAAQLAQLTQGNLSAQLSGQLAQLIQAKPVTQLVQAKPVTQLVQAKPVTQLVQAKPVTQLVQAKPAPPLILAKPVTVTQQPPAASPVGKLQLPPSTTITIPVATPSTHPEKEAISPHTALPESTPTMSTELPQSSPGDPSDSGVGTEPSGP
- the elf2a gene encoding ETS-related transcription factor Elf-2a isoform X4, producing the protein MTSVVVADGGGNMVEYVTVMEETEQSQENLCEEGEVVQEIVETVIGEDGEEYPAVVVEEVPSAQLEQCYAAQVLVYDDGTYLMQDVGDEQEVVTEVVETVEVSSHGGMVCFDKTFEAAEALLHMDSPSSFHGDRNNTVEDVMMETVVEVSTECEPIEEDSFPIPPDYEPPSAKKKKGGRKPKTQQPQLDTNGNIDLGIRQRPREGKGSTTYLWEFLLDLLQDKNTCPRYIKWMQRDKGIFKLVDSKAVSKLWGKHKNKPDMNYETMGRALRYYYQRGILAKVAGQRLAYQFKDMPKNIRVIDDDREEEEGEGEPSEHHQTLIIDPATSTQTQQSYVTVIPTSSGNRTMRLAMPMVMTTTLGQMTLNSSTVFTTQAPITLGNAHAGGPKLVIQTLPAMMPAGAKSGEKITIITIPAAQLAQLTQGNLSAQLSGQLAQLIQAKPVTQLVQAKPVTQLVQAKPVTQLVQAKPAPPLILAKPVTVTQQPPAASPVGKLQLPPSTTITIPVATPSTHPEKEAISPHTALPESTPTMSTELPQSSPGDPSDSGVGTEPSGP
- the elf2a gene encoding ETS-related transcription factor Elf-2a isoform X1 yields the protein MTSVVVADGGGNMVEYVTVMEETEQSQENLCEEGEVVQEIVETVIGEDGEEYPAVVVEEVPSAQLEQCYAAQVLVYDDGTYLMQDVGDEQEVVTEVVETVEVSSHGGMVCFDKTFEAAEALLHMDSPSSFHGDRNNTVEDVMMETVVEVSTECEPIEEDSFPIPPDYEPPSAKKKKGGRKPKTQQPQLDTNGNIDLGIRQRPREGKGSTTYLWEFLLDLLQDKNTCPRYIKWMQRDKGIFKLVDSKAVSKLWGKHKNKPDMNYETMGRALRYYYQRGILAKVAGQRLAYQFKDMPKNIRVIDDDREEEEGEGEPSEHHQTLIIDPATSTQTQQSYVTVIPTSSGNRTMRLAMPMVMTTTLGQMTLNSSTVFTTQAPITLGNAHAGGPKLVIQTLPAMMPAGAKSGEKITIITIPAAQLAQLTQGNLSAQLSGQLAQLIQAKPVTQLVQAKPVTQLVQAKPVTQLVQAKPVTQLVQAKPVTQLVQAKPVTQLVQAKPAPPLILAKPVTVTQQPPAASPVGKLQLPPSTTITIPVATPSTHPEKEAISPHTALPESTPTMSTELPQSSPGDPSDSGVGTEPSGP
- the elf2a gene encoding ETS-related transcription factor Elf-2a isoform X2; the protein is MTSVVVADGGGNMVEYVTVMEETEQSQENLCEEGEVVQEIVETVIGEDGEEYPAVVVEEVPSAQLEQCYAAQVLVYDDGTYLMQDVGDEQEVVTEVVETEVSSHGGMVCFDKTFEAAEALLHMDSPSSFHGDRNNTVEDVMMETVVEVSTECEPIEEDSFPIPPDYEPPSAKKKKGGRKPKTQQPQLDTNGNIDLGIRQRPREGKGSTTYLWEFLLDLLQDKNTCPRYIKWMQRDKGIFKLVDSKAVSKLWGKHKNKPDMNYETMGRALRYYYQRGILAKVAGQRLAYQFKDMPKNIRVIDDDREEEEGEGEPSEHHQTLIIDPATSTQTQQSYVTVIPTSSGNRTMRLAMPMVMTTTLGQMTLNSSTVFTTQAPITLGNAHAGGPKLVIQTLPAMMPAGAKSGEKITIITIPAAQLAQLTQGNLSAQLSGQLAQLIQAKPVTQLVQAKPVTQLVQAKPVTQLVQAKPVTQLVQAKPVTQLVQAKPVTQLVQAKPAPPLILAKPVTVTQQPPAASPVGKLQLPPSTTITIPVATPSTHPEKEAISPHTALPESTPTMSTELPQSSPGDPSDSGVGTEPSGP